From the genome of Segatella hominis, one region includes:
- a CDS encoding ribonuclease HII, translating to MLESHYYKDKIEAGCDEAGRGCLAGSVYAAAVILPPGYQNPDLDDSKKLTDKKRKALREQIERDAVAWAVGVVTPDEIDKINILNASFLAMHRALDQLKVRPEAIIVDGNRFKPYKDLPYTTIVKGDGKYMSIAAASILAKTYRDDYMDALAEEYPQYDWKANKGYPTKKHRAAIKEYGVTPYHRMSYNLLGSGELSLDFKD from the coding sequence ATGCTGGAAAGTCATTATTATAAGGATAAGATTGAGGCTGGTTGCGATGAAGCAGGTCGTGGATGCCTGGCAGGCAGTGTCTATGCTGCCGCCGTCATTCTACCTCCTGGTTATCAAAATCCAGATCTCGATGACAGTAAAAAGCTTACAGATAAGAAGCGTAAGGCACTCCGTGAACAGATTGAACGGGACGCTGTTGCTTGGGCTGTAGGTGTAGTTACACCCGATGAAATCGATAAAATTAATATTCTAAATGCCAGTTTCTTAGCGATGCATCGTGCTTTGGATCAGCTGAAGGTTCGTCCGGAGGCAATCATTGTAGATGGTAATCGTTTTAAACCCTACAAGGATTTACCTTATACAACCATCGTGAAAGGTGACGGAAAGTATATGTCGATAGCTGCTGCCAGTATCCTTGCAAAAACTTACCGAGATGATTACATGGATGCTTTGGCTGAAGAATATCCGCAGTATGACTGGAAAGCCAATAAGGGATATCCTACTAAAAAGCATCGTGCAGCCATTAAGGAGTATGGTGTGACTCCTTATCATCGCATGAGCTATAATCTTTTGGGTTCTGGTGAATTAAGTCTTGATTTCAAGGATTAA
- a CDS encoding ATP-binding protein, giving the protein MEKNIILSGNLAKQFANGEYHQFEPSADVKFLINSIRNAAGKIKVPVEWLRKYYSTVLEKEISMKQTALLLETQFAFTLGVIPADIHLGLRACFLGWFAWCLLKCKKAFKDA; this is encoded by the coding sequence ATGGAAAAGAATATCATCTTATCAGGTAATTTGGCAAAACAGTTTGCAAATGGAGAATACCATCAGTTTGAACCATCTGCCGACGTAAAGTTTCTCATTAATAGTATCAGAAACGCAGCAGGCAAGATAAAAGTACCTGTAGAATGGCTCCGCAAATATTACTCCACCGTATTGGAAAAAGAAATCAGCATGAAGCAAACTGCCCTCCTGTTAGAGACTCAATTTGCTTTCACGTTAGGAGTCATACCTGCAGACATTCATTTGGGTCTCCGTGCTTGCTTTTTAGGTTGGTTTGCCTGGTGTCTGCTGAAATGCAAGAAAGCCTTCAAAGATGCTTAA
- a CDS encoding helix-turn-helix transcriptional regulator produces MNLMLLLTENHRYEVDAICDRIGISRRMLYYYLESFRDWGFKVEKNGKIYSLDRESPFFKHLFETINFTEEEALTMLSILNKVEDNNAIIQRLRRKLDRFYDLNILSNPQLREQAAHHVSVLYDAIKRHRLVKIMNYSSPHSKSMSDRVVEPFLMMNNNNDVRCYELSSKMNKTFKVARMGDVILLDLEWSNEAKHKQMFTDLFMFSGDERLPVKLRLDQLAYNVFVEEYPKSADFIVKETEKSWIFEAEMASYIGISRFVLGLFGHIEVIESPAFYDYLKKEIQMMSEKAGL; encoded by the coding sequence ATGAATCTGATGCTTCTCCTTACCGAGAATCATCGTTATGAGGTAGATGCCATTTGTGACAGAATAGGCATTTCCCGCCGTATGCTCTATTATTATTTGGAGAGTTTCCGTGATTGGGGATTCAAGGTGGAGAAAAATGGAAAGATTTATAGTCTGGACAGAGAATCGCCTTTCTTCAAACATCTCTTTGAAACCATCAATTTCACAGAGGAGGAAGCCCTGACGATGCTCTCTATATTAAATAAGGTGGAGGATAATAATGCCATTATCCAGCGTCTGCGTCGAAAACTGGACCGTTTTTATGACTTAAACATCCTTTCTAATCCTCAATTACGTGAACAGGCTGCTCATCATGTGAGTGTGCTTTATGATGCCATCAAGCGTCATAGACTTGTGAAAATTATGAATTACTCTTCACCACACAGCAAAAGTATGAGCGACCGCGTGGTAGAGCCTTTCCTCATGATGAACAATAATAATGATGTGCGCTGCTATGAATTAAGTTCGAAGATGAACAAGACGTTTAAGGTGGCGCGTATGGGAGATGTAATTTTGCTTGATTTGGAGTGGAGTAATGAAGCAAAACATAAGCAGATGTTTACCGATCTCTTTATGTTTAGTGGAGATGAACGCTTACCGGTCAAGCTTCGTTTGGATCAGCTTGCATATAATGTTTTCGTAGAAGAATATCCAAAATCTGCCGATTTCATCGTGAAAGAGACGGAGAAATCATGGATTTTTGAAGCAGAAATGGCAAGTTATATAGGTATCTCCAGATTTGTTTTAGGCTTGTTTGGTCATATAGAGGTTATAGAAAGTCCTGCTTTCTATGATTATCTGAAAAAGGAGATTCAGATGATGTCAGAAAAAGCAGGACTGTAA
- a CDS encoding glycoside hydrolase family 28 protein: MKKFFCFVFACLATFASQAAETNNYDELYQNLPFQMEKVTRPQFPANEVNLKDFGAIGDGSTLCTDAFKKAIDALDQKGGGKLIVPQGVWFTGPITLKSNINLHIEKGGVILFSADVNLYPLVETSFEGLDTRRCQSPISGRNLENVAITGQGAIDGNGEYWRPLKKAKVTSAQWKEITSRGGAFKNPNYWFPSEAALKADEKGAGMNVPLGITTEEGWNEVKDYLRPVMVSLISCKNVWLNGVIFQNSPAWNIHPLMCENVLIEDVLVRNPSFAQNGDGLDLESCKNALIVNSTFDVGDDGICIKSGKDLDGRKRGIPCENVIVDGCTVFKGHGGFVVGSEMSGGVKNIMVRDCQFLGTDVGLRFKSARGRGGVVENIYIQDMSMFDIQTDVITFDLYYGGKSAVEALNDGDQKKQQVVDMKKVDETTPAFRNIDINHVICRGARRAAYFNGLPEMPVQNISIKDMEVNNAQQGIVINRTDGVKLENIKVSAKTHTFDAKNSKNVSVNGKTYKKIDANGITLDF, from the coding sequence TTCCCTGCCAACGAGGTTAACCTCAAGGATTTCGGAGCTATCGGCGATGGTTCTACGCTCTGTACTGATGCTTTCAAGAAAGCGATTGATGCACTGGACCAGAAAGGCGGTGGTAAACTGATCGTTCCACAAGGTGTATGGTTTACAGGTCCTATCACACTGAAAAGCAACATCAACCTGCATATCGAAAAAGGTGGTGTCATCCTCTTTTCTGCTGATGTCAACCTCTATCCTCTCGTAGAAACCTCTTTCGAAGGCCTTGACACCCGTCGCTGCCAGTCTCCTATCTCTGGTAGGAACTTAGAGAACGTGGCTATCACCGGTCAGGGTGCCATCGATGGAAACGGCGAATATTGGCGCCCATTGAAGAAAGCCAAGGTTACTTCTGCCCAGTGGAAAGAGATTACTTCCCGTGGCGGTGCTTTCAAGAATCCTAACTACTGGTTCCCTTCTGAGGCTGCTCTCAAAGCTGATGAAAAAGGCGCTGGCATGAACGTTCCTCTCGGCATTACAACCGAAGAAGGCTGGAATGAAGTGAAAGACTATCTCCGTCCTGTGATGGTAAGTCTCATCAGTTGCAAGAACGTTTGGCTCAACGGTGTGATCTTCCAGAACTCTCCAGCCTGGAATATCCATCCTTTGATGTGCGAGAATGTACTTATTGAGGATGTATTGGTACGCAATCCTTCTTTTGCTCAGAATGGTGATGGTCTTGATTTGGAATCATGCAAGAACGCACTGATTGTCAATTCTACTTTTGACGTAGGTGATGATGGTATCTGTATCAAGAGCGGTAAAGACCTTGACGGAAGAAAGCGTGGCATTCCATGTGAAAACGTGATTGTCGATGGATGCACCGTTTTCAAGGGTCACGGCGGTTTCGTGGTAGGTAGCGAAATGAGCGGTGGCGTCAAGAACATTATGGTACGTGATTGCCAGTTCCTCGGTACTGATGTTGGTTTGCGCTTCAAGAGCGCCCGTGGTCGTGGCGGTGTCGTTGAGAACATCTACATCCAGGATATGTCTATGTTTGATATCCAAACCGATGTGATCACCTTTGATCTCTATTATGGTGGAAAATCAGCAGTTGAAGCATTAAACGACGGCGACCAGAAGAAGCAGCAGGTGGTAGATATGAAGAAGGTAGATGAAACCACTCCAGCCTTCCGCAATATCGATATCAATCACGTCATCTGCCGTGGCGCACGCCGTGCCGCCTACTTCAATGGTCTTCCAGAGATGCCAGTGCAAAACATCAGCATCAAGGATATGGAGGTGAACAATGCCCAACAAGGTATCGTTATCAACCGCACGGATGGTGTGAAGTTGGAAAACATCAAGGTTTCTGCCAAGACTCATACCTTTGATGCCAAGAATTCCAAGAATGTAAGTGTCAACGGAAAGACATATAAGAAAATAGATGCCAACGGTATCACCCTTGACTTCTAA